In one Euzebya tangerina genomic region, the following are encoded:
- a CDS encoding AMP-binding protein, translating to MTALSYVSGLSDVPLLFRTIGAELDAAAADSPDNLAVVSRHQGIRWTYAELHAHAEQAARALLDLGVAKGDRVGMWSPNHIEWVVVQYATAKVGAVLVNVNPAYRTHELAYAMGQSGVSVLIAARAFRETDYVSMIADVRGDLPDLGHVVLLGDDDTPGWAEGWSTFTARGDAVDTAALREREATLDPDDAINIQYTSGTTGAPKGATLSHHNILNNGYFVAERMAITAEDVLCLNVPFYHCFGMVMGNLGFLTHRAAVVLPDQTFDPGAALAAIEAEGCTTFYGVPTMFIAVLEHEDLGKTDISTLRTGCMAGSPCPVEVMKATMNVLGMEEVTIAYGMTETSPVSFQSGTDDDIESRVSTVGRIMPFVEVKIIDPHSSQVVPRGEVGELCTRGYSVMLGYWNNDEATAEAIDAARYMHTGDLAVMRDDGYVNITGRIKDMIIRGGENVYPREVEEFLYTHPDISDVQVFGVPDDKYGEAIAAWVVRKEGTDLDYDGLYDFCKGSIATFKIPVHVSFVDEFPMTVTGKIQKFKMRDVMIEELGLEEQVTA from the coding sequence ATGACCGCGCTCTCCTACGTCTCCGGGCTCTCGGACGTCCCACTGTTGTTCCGGACCATCGGGGCGGAGTTGGACGCGGCGGCTGCCGACTCGCCGGACAACCTGGCGGTGGTCAGCCGCCACCAGGGCATCCGCTGGACCTACGCCGAACTGCACGCCCACGCCGAGCAGGCCGCCCGTGCACTGCTGGACCTGGGTGTGGCGAAGGGCGACCGGGTCGGGATGTGGAGCCCCAACCACATCGAGTGGGTGGTCGTGCAGTACGCCACGGCCAAGGTCGGAGCGGTGCTCGTGAACGTGAACCCGGCCTACCGCACCCACGAACTGGCCTACGCCATGGGCCAGTCGGGCGTGTCGGTGCTCATCGCCGCCCGCGCCTTCCGGGAGACCGACTACGTCAGCATGATCGCCGACGTCCGCGGTGACCTTCCGGACCTGGGCCACGTGGTGCTCCTGGGAGATGACGACACACCGGGTTGGGCTGAGGGGTGGTCCACCTTCACGGCCCGCGGAGACGCGGTCGACACCGCCGCCCTCCGGGAGCGGGAGGCGACGCTCGACCCTGACGACGCCATCAACATCCAGTACACCTCCGGCACCACCGGTGCCCCCAAGGGCGCCACGCTGTCCCACCACAACATCCTGAACAACGGCTACTTCGTCGCCGAGCGGATGGCGATCACCGCAGAGGACGTGCTCTGCCTGAACGTGCCGTTCTACCACTGCTTCGGCATGGTCATGGGCAACCTGGGGTTCCTGACGCACCGGGCCGCCGTGGTGCTGCCGGACCAGACCTTCGACCCCGGCGCCGCGCTGGCCGCCATAGAGGCGGAGGGCTGCACGACCTTCTACGGCGTCCCCACGATGTTCATCGCCGTACTCGAACACGAGGACCTGGGAAAAACTGACATTTCCACGCTGCGGACCGGATGTATGGCCGGATCGCCCTGCCCGGTCGAGGTCATGAAGGCCACGATGAACGTCCTGGGGATGGAGGAGGTGACGATCGCCTACGGCATGACCGAGACCTCCCCGGTGTCCTTCCAGTCGGGCACCGACGACGACATCGAGTCCCGCGTCTCGACGGTCGGCCGGATCATGCCCTTCGTCGAGGTCAAGATCATCGACCCGCACAGCAGCCAGGTGGTGCCGCGCGGTGAGGTGGGCGAGCTCTGCACCCGCGGGTACTCGGTCATGCTCGGCTACTGGAACAACGACGAGGCCACCGCCGAGGCCATCGACGCCGCCCGCTACATGCACACCGGCGACCTGGCCGTCATGCGCGACGACGGGTACGTCAACATCACCGGACGGATCAAGGACATGATCATCCGCGGCGGCGAGAACGTGTACCCGCGGGAGGTCGAGGAGTTCCTCTACACCCATCCCGACATCTCCGACGTCCAGGTGTTCGGCGTGCCCGACGACAAGTACGGCGAGGCCATCGCCGCCTGGGTGGTCCGCAAGGAGGGAACCGACCTCGACTACGACGGGCTGTACGACTTCTGCAAGGGCTCGATCGCGACGTTCAAGATCCCCGTCCACGTCAGCTTCGTGGACGAGTTCCCCATGACCGTCACCGGCAAGATCCAGAAGTTCAAGATGCGGGACGTCATGATCGAAGAGCTGGGCCTCGAGGAGCAGGTCACCGCCTGA
- a CDS encoding NAD(P)-dependent oxidoreductase, which translates to MGISKICIVGASGKLGRYMIQHALDRGYEVVGVCREKSVDKLAEFADRITIVPGDTNDRDVIERAVAGCDGVLTVLVPFGVSGYSTGTAQAVLDFAEPDARLVFSCGWHITRDGKDTYSRRLKLVVAIFGRIGRWVRFADLDDQVEACRRIFASDRRWTVVRGSDLEEGESQGLPVWSRHVGDPILASNKTRRIDFALFMVHALTADELVQEAPAINGCQTESARAHASLRR; encoded by the coding sequence ATGGGCATCTCCAAGATCTGCATCGTCGGCGCCTCCGGGAAGCTGGGGCGCTACATGATCCAACACGCTCTCGACCGCGGATATGAGGTGGTCGGCGTCTGTCGCGAGAAGAGCGTCGACAAGCTGGCCGAGTTCGCCGATCGCATCACCATCGTCCCCGGTGACACCAACGACCGCGACGTCATCGAGCGGGCCGTGGCCGGCTGCGACGGGGTGCTGACCGTCCTGGTCCCATTCGGCGTCAGCGGCTACTCCACGGGGACCGCCCAGGCCGTCCTCGACTTCGCCGAGCCCGACGCCCGACTGGTGTTCTCATGCGGCTGGCACATCACGCGCGACGGCAAGGACACCTACAGCCGCAGGCTCAAGCTGGTCGTGGCCATCTTTGGACGAATTGGGAGGTGGGTCCGCTTCGCCGACCTGGACGACCAGGTCGAGGCATGCCGGCGGATCTTTGCCAGCGACCGTCGCTGGACCGTCGTCCGGGGCAGCGACCTGGAGGAGGGGGAGAGCCAGGGACTGCCCGTCTGGTCGCGGCACGTGGGCGACCCGATCCTGGCGAGCAACAAGACCCGCCGGATCGACTTCGCGCTGTTCATGGTGCACGCGTTGACCGCTGACGAGCTGGTCCAGGAGGCACCAGCCATCAACGGCTGCCAGACCGAGTCAGCACGGGCCCACGCATCCCTCAGGCGGTGA
- a CDS encoding TetR/AcrR family transcriptional regulator, with protein sequence MPDQPLTKDRVMDAAVTVADRGGVAAVTMRRVAEELGVEAMSLYHHVAKKDEILDGLVDRVFVQIPLPDRGEDWRSACRRRAHAARVVLAEHPWALGLMESRPDPGPATLAHHEAVLAVLRAGGFTLRQAVHAFSLMDSYIYGFALQEANLPFGDSAEMAEVAEGLGDLSAAYPNLAATVTELVLGEGYDFAEEFDVGLEVLLDGLDRLRR encoded by the coding sequence ATGCCCGACCAGCCCCTGACCAAGGACCGTGTGATGGACGCCGCGGTGACCGTCGCCGACCGTGGCGGGGTGGCCGCCGTCACGATGCGGCGTGTCGCCGAGGAGCTGGGCGTCGAGGCGATGTCGCTGTACCACCACGTCGCGAAGAAGGACGAGATCCTGGACGGGCTGGTGGATCGGGTATTCGTGCAGATCCCACTGCCCGACCGCGGCGAGGACTGGCGCTCGGCCTGCCGTCGTCGCGCCCACGCCGCCCGCGTGGTCCTGGCGGAGCACCCCTGGGCGCTGGGTCTGATGGAGTCTCGGCCCGACCCCGGACCTGCCACCCTGGCCCACCACGAGGCCGTCTTGGCCGTGCTGCGGGCCGGTGGCTTCACGCTGCGCCAGGCGGTGCATGCCTTCTCGCTCATGGACAGCTACATCTACGGCTTCGCGCTGCAGGAGGCGAACCTGCCGTTCGGAGACTCGGCGGAGATGGCCGAGGTGGCCGAGGGGCTCGGTGACCTCTCCGCCGCCTACCCCAACCTCGCGGCCACGGTCACCGAGCTGGTGCTGGGTGAGGGCTACGACTTCGCCGAGGAGTTCGACGTCGGCCTGGAGGTCCTGCTCGACGGCCTGGACCGCCTTCGTCGCTAA
- a CDS encoding response regulator encodes MTTATRIPPPARMVSEGAMRVLLVDDHQVVREGTALLLRGEPGITIVGYAEDASESLPLVTSTKPDVVLLDLCLPDMLAPETTRAIKARRPEAKVLIFTAHAEHAAIEAAMTAGADGCLLKDVDRQALVTALREVAAGKQVVDERISEDGNDVGLTPREYDVLRRAAMGETNPEIGAALGLARSTVKSYLQSAMHKLGARNRVEAIMRASDHGLL; translated from the coding sequence ATGACCACCGCCACCCGCATCCCACCCCCCGCTCGAATGGTGTCGGAGGGAGCGATGCGCGTGCTGCTGGTCGACGACCACCAGGTCGTGCGCGAGGGCACCGCCCTGCTGCTGCGTGGCGAACCCGGCATCACCATCGTCGGGTACGCCGAGGACGCCTCGGAGTCCTTGCCGCTCGTGACCTCCACCAAGCCGGATGTCGTGCTGCTCGACCTCTGCCTGCCGGACATGTTGGCGCCGGAGACCACCCGGGCGATCAAGGCCCGACGTCCTGAGGCGAAGGTCCTCATCTTCACCGCCCACGCCGAACACGCGGCGATCGAGGCGGCGATGACGGCTGGAGCCGACGGCTGTCTGCTGAAGGACGTCGACCGACAGGCGCTGGTCACCGCTCTCCGCGAGGTGGCGGCCGGCAAGCAGGTGGTAGACGAGCGGATCTCGGAGGATGGGAACGACGTCGGCCTCACCCCGCGCGAGTACGACGTCCTCCGCCGGGCGGCGATGGGGGAGACCAACCCGGAGATCGGGGCTGCCCTGGGCCTCGCCCGCTCGACGGTGAAGAGCTACCTGCAGTCGGCCATGCACAAGCTCGGTGCGCGGAACCGGGTCGAGGCGATCATGCGGGCGAGCGACCACGGCTTGCTCTGA
- a CDS encoding GAF domain-containing sensor histidine kinase translates to MHVPATVTLRALEDVDGMADELAAVASMLDVDSALDAAANAVRQRTGVQVSFLGTTTPDNSTLHLRQASGNRTDELLCLEIPAGTGLGGRVLSDGRLHIVDDYLPAKTITHEHDAAVEAEGLRAIVAVPIEHAGTMHGVLYGAERAAGPISDVMCDAITEIAEHTGLLLDAAARTRGVVEQAVANERSRLASELHDSVGAMLFTIGASATELAAELEGLPEVSSRAQALAERASSARVALRRSLRALNRTPRTVALGTGLSAEVAALRDRAPTLDARLIVLSELPEVPDTTINAVTRAVREALHNAEKHAGARSVVVTVTRSRGGIAVAVADDGRGFGQVPHDGSRDGPSEGPGRNSDAGHDDAGADPTGLGLEQAAVRLGRVGGDLSMLENDEGGVTVRIWTPTS, encoded by the coding sequence GTGCACGTCCCAGCCACGGTCACCCTCCGCGCGTTGGAGGACGTCGACGGGATGGCCGACGAGTTGGCCGCCGTCGCCTCGATGCTCGACGTCGACTCGGCCCTCGACGCCGCGGCCAACGCGGTGCGACAACGAACGGGCGTCCAGGTGTCCTTCCTCGGGACCACAACTCCCGACAACTCGACCCTGCACCTGCGCCAGGCCAGTGGCAATCGGACCGACGAGCTCCTCTGCCTGGAGATACCCGCCGGCACCGGACTGGGCGGGCGTGTGCTCTCCGACGGCCGCCTCCACATCGTCGACGATTACCTGCCGGCCAAGACCATCACCCACGAGCACGATGCGGCCGTCGAGGCGGAGGGGCTCCGGGCCATCGTGGCCGTCCCGATCGAGCACGCCGGAACCATGCACGGCGTGCTCTACGGCGCCGAGCGCGCTGCCGGCCCCATCAGCGATGTCATGTGCGACGCCATCACCGAGATCGCGGAGCACACCGGACTGCTGCTCGACGCGGCGGCCCGCACCCGCGGCGTCGTCGAGCAGGCCGTCGCGAACGAACGCAGCCGCCTCGCCAGCGAGTTGCACGACTCCGTCGGCGCGATGCTCTTCACCATCGGGGCGAGCGCCACCGAACTGGCGGCTGAGCTCGAGGGCCTTCCCGAAGTCTCAAGCCGCGCCCAGGCATTGGCCGAACGAGCGTCCTCGGCCCGAGTGGCCCTGCGTCGGTCCCTGCGAGCCCTCAACCGGACGCCGAGGACGGTCGCGCTTGGCACCGGACTGTCGGCGGAGGTGGCGGCCCTACGGGATCGGGCTCCCACACTGGACGCCCGACTGATCGTGCTCTCCGAGCTGCCCGAGGTGCCCGACACCACGATCAACGCCGTCACCAGAGCTGTGCGCGAGGCCTTGCACAACGCCGAGAAGCACGCCGGCGCCAGGTCGGTGGTGGTCACCGTGACCCGCTCACGAGGGGGGATCGCCGTGGCCGTCGCAGACGATGGTCGGGGGTTTGGCCAGGTCCCCCACGACGGCTCCCGTGACGGCCCGAGCGAGGGTCCCGGTCGCAACTCCGATGCCGGCCACGACGACGCCGGGGCAGACCCCACCGGGCTCGGCCTCGAGCAAGCCGCTGTGCGGCTGGGCCGAGTCGGCGGGGACCTCTCCATGCTCGAGAACGATGAGGGCGGCGTCACCGTCCGGATCTGGACGCCGACGTCATGA
- the mftD gene encoding pre-mycofactocin synthase MftD (MftD, an enzyme found in the mycofactocin biosynthesis locus, performs an oxidative deamination of 3-amino-5-[(p-hydroxyphenyl)methyl]-4,4-dimethyl-2-pyrrolidinone (AHDP). The resulting compound, now called pre-mycofactocin (PMFT), is a biologically active redox cofactor that can oxidize the non-exchangeable NADH of TIGR03971 family SDR-type oxidoreductases.) has translation MAGEWFESVAVARKRARRILPSSVYRALIAGSEAGETLDDNTRAFRELGFAPLVASAQTSRQTGVTVLGQEIALPVIISPTGVQAVHPDGEVAVARAAAARGTLMSLSSFGSKPVEDVVEANPRTLFQLYWCGTREEILARIQRARAAGVVGLILTLDWSFSHGRDWGSPEIPSELDLKTMIGLAPQVALKPTYLARYARSGALPQLEVPNMVPRGHDAPVFFGAYGQWMQTPPPTWEDLAWLREQWEGPFVLKGIIRVDDAKRAVEAGFSAISVSNHGGNNIDGTPASIRALPAITAAVGSEIEVLLDGGIRRGSDVIKALALGADAVLIGRAYLWGLAANGQAGVENVLDVLAGGIDSAMRALGKAHVDELTPADVLVPEGFTRELGAS, from the coding sequence ATGGCTGGTGAGTGGTTCGAGAGCGTTGCTGTGGCCCGGAAGCGGGCTCGGCGAATCCTGCCGTCCTCGGTCTACCGTGCGCTGATCGCGGGTTCGGAGGCCGGCGAGACCCTCGATGACAACACCCGGGCCTTCCGTGAGCTCGGCTTCGCACCGCTGGTGGCGTCGGCCCAGACCAGCCGGCAGACCGGTGTGACCGTGCTGGGTCAGGAGATCGCGCTCCCCGTCATCATCTCCCCGACGGGTGTCCAGGCCGTCCACCCCGACGGCGAGGTTGCCGTCGCCCGGGCGGCCGCCGCCAGAGGCACCCTCATGAGCCTCTCCAGCTTCGGCTCCAAGCCCGTCGAGGACGTCGTCGAGGCCAATCCGCGCACCCTCTTCCAGCTCTACTGGTGTGGTACCCGTGAGGAGATCCTCGCCCGGATCCAACGGGCTCGAGCAGCGGGCGTCGTCGGCCTGATCCTCACCCTCGACTGGTCGTTCTCCCATGGTCGGGACTGGGGGAGCCCCGAGATCCCCTCCGAGCTCGATCTGAAGACCATGATCGGCCTGGCCCCACAGGTTGCCCTCAAGCCGACGTACCTGGCCCGGTACGCACGGTCGGGTGCGTTGCCGCAGTTGGAGGTGCCGAACATGGTGCCGCGCGGTCACGACGCCCCCGTGTTCTTCGGCGCATACGGGCAGTGGATGCAGACACCGCCGCCGACGTGGGAGGACCTGGCCTGGCTGCGCGAGCAGTGGGAGGGTCCGTTCGTGTTGAAGGGGATCATCCGGGTGGATGATGCCAAACGAGCGGTGGAGGCCGGGTTCAGCGCCATCTCGGTCTCGAACCACGGGGGCAACAACATCGACGGGACACCCGCGTCAATCCGGGCGCTGCCCGCCATCACGGCGGCAGTCGGGTCGGAGATCGAGGTCCTGCTCGACGGCGGGATCCGGCGCGGCAGTGACGTCATCAAGGCCCTGGCGCTCGGAGCTGACGCGGTCCTGATCGGTCGCGCGTACCTCTGGGGGCTGGCGGCGAACGGCCAGGCTGGCGTGGAGAACGTCCTCGATGTGCTCGCGGGTGGGATCGACTCGGCGATGCGAGCCCTTGGCAAGGCGCACGTCGACGAGCTGACCCCCGCCGACGTCCTGGTCCCCGAGGGGTTCACCCGGGAACTCGGTGCCTCCTGA
- a CDS encoding mycofactocin-coupled SDR family oxidoreductase: MSRVALITGAARGIGAATCRELVTQGWSVVATDRGGDDPRLPYPLATASDLEATVASCNAIRAGSCVAIVADATSREAVDAAVRTSVQTFGGLDAVVAGAGVIAGGVPLWEMADDQLEAVLDVNLRGVITVARAAIPALLERPAPRDGRFVALASSAAARGLDQLAAYCAAKAGVVGLVRSLAHELSGTGVTATAVSPGSTDTDILAQSAALYGLTSVEEFAVHQPVGRLLTAEEIARVVAVVAGPDGAVFNGANLAADGGMTA; this comes from the coding sequence GTGAGCCGCGTGGCGCTGATCACCGGCGCGGCACGAGGCATCGGGGCAGCGACCTGCCGTGAGCTGGTCACGCAGGGCTGGTCGGTGGTCGCCACCGATCGCGGGGGCGACGATCCGCGGCTCCCGTACCCACTGGCCACGGCGAGCGATCTGGAGGCGACGGTCGCCTCGTGCAACGCCATCCGCGCCGGGTCCTGCGTGGCGATCGTGGCTGACGCCACGAGTCGGGAGGCGGTCGACGCCGCGGTGAGGACGTCGGTGCAGACCTTCGGCGGGCTCGACGCCGTGGTCGCGGGGGCCGGCGTGATCGCCGGCGGTGTTCCCCTGTGGGAGATGGCCGACGACCAGCTCGAGGCGGTGCTGGACGTCAACCTGCGTGGGGTCATCACCGTGGCTCGCGCCGCGATACCTGCGCTGCTCGAGCGCCCGGCTCCCCGGGACGGGAGGTTCGTGGCGTTGGCATCGAGCGCGGCCGCGCGCGGTCTGGATCAGCTGGCCGCCTACTGCGCCGCCAAGGCCGGCGTGGTCGGACTGGTCCGCTCGCTGGCGCACGAGCTCTCCGGGACCGGCGTCACCGCCACCGCGGTCAGCCCCGGCTCGACCGACACCGACATCTTGGCGCAGAGCGCTGCGCTGTACGGGCTGACGTCGGTCGAGGAGTTCGCCGTGCACCAGCCCGTCGGCCGTCTGCTCACCGCAGAGGAGATCGCTCGTGTCGTCGCCGTGGTGGCCGGCCCCGACGGTGCGGTGTTCAACGGGGCGAACCTGGCGGCGGACGGCGGCATGACCGCCTGA
- the ligD gene encoding non-homologous end-joining DNA ligase → MTTIQFPTPLPVTQTGATSWDLIVDGVTQKVTNLTKLYWEPEGYTKGDLLAYYYNVAPWILPFLADRALTLKRMPDGADADFFYAKNAPGHVPEWVPRAPIRAEGSGDVIDYLMAQRTASLVYVANLGCIEMHPWHSRVDALGYPDYAFFDLDPFGVSYRVVKDVALVVKAALDSLGLVGYPRTSGATGMHIYVPIDRVHTFAEVREFITRVCRLINRADPERTTMAWQVSDRDGRVFLDAGMNTEGRNIASAYSVRPHRGATVSTPLRWEELESDVEPGDFTMASIWPRLTEVGDIFTEVLAGGQDLWTAMDAVGLEREKDRRGPSHTLLAPTRPGGVSQTQPVHAGPDTDDRPGGGVSRSGADGTEPDTPRVGVAAPTEAGELETYQAMRDFALTAEPAGDVPDPTGDQNRFVIQHHLATRLHHDLRLERGGTLRSWALPKGLPLVPKLTHLAMQTEDHPLEYLTFDGEIPQGEYGGGQMRIWDTGTYSVVEWEEGKATVRLDGIRHQGEWHLFQLNRRGAGGQKVGNPREWLIVRSATDTQPLPPEPPTIKPCLAGSGGEPFDDPAWIFEIKWDGVRVIATTTRPGQGPKEANSGRTVLRSRNGNDVTPAYPELWPLWERVLAFNAVLDGEIVALDEQGRPSFSRLQHRMHLRERDRVDLARSKNPVQLVVFDLLALDGQVLTGLPLTDRLALLDDVFVPGPAMIRSDPVEGAGIALFQAARTQGLEGIVAKRATSTYQPGRRTNDWRKIKVRRTADVVVGGWLESTTGNGDLGSLLVGAYEGAGLAYLGRVGTGFDAAERARLLRELEPTDTSPFATTAAKPNEPVHWVHPRMVVEVEYGEVTPDGNLRAPAYVHERSDLDPAGVVTDVIT, encoded by the coding sequence GTGACCACGATCCAGTTCCCCACCCCACTGCCGGTGACGCAGACCGGGGCGACCTCGTGGGACCTCATCGTCGACGGGGTGACCCAGAAGGTGACGAACCTCACCAAGCTCTACTGGGAACCGGAGGGCTACACCAAGGGCGACCTGCTGGCCTACTACTACAACGTCGCGCCGTGGATCCTGCCATTCCTGGCCGACCGGGCGCTCACGCTGAAGCGGATGCCAGACGGCGCCGACGCCGACTTCTTCTATGCCAAGAACGCTCCCGGCCACGTGCCCGAGTGGGTGCCCCGGGCCCCCATCCGCGCCGAGGGATCCGGCGACGTCATCGACTACCTCATGGCCCAGCGGACCGCCAGCCTGGTGTACGTCGCGAACCTCGGCTGCATCGAGATGCACCCCTGGCACAGCCGGGTCGACGCCCTCGGATACCCGGACTACGCCTTCTTCGACCTCGATCCGTTCGGCGTCTCCTACCGGGTGGTCAAGGACGTGGCCCTCGTGGTCAAGGCGGCGCTGGACAGCCTGGGACTGGTCGGCTATCCGCGGACGAGCGGCGCCACCGGGATGCACATCTACGTGCCGATCGACCGGGTCCACACGTTTGCGGAGGTCCGGGAGTTCATCACCCGCGTGTGTCGCCTCATCAATCGGGCCGATCCCGAGCGGACGACGATGGCCTGGCAGGTCTCCGACCGTGACGGCCGGGTGTTCCTGGACGCCGGCATGAACACGGAGGGACGCAACATCGCCTCGGCCTACTCCGTCCGCCCCCACCGGGGGGCGACGGTGTCGACACCACTTCGTTGGGAGGAGCTGGAGAGCGACGTCGAACCCGGCGACTTCACGATGGCGTCGATCTGGCCGCGCCTGACCGAGGTCGGGGACATCTTCACCGAGGTGCTGGCGGGCGGGCAGGACCTGTGGACCGCCATGGACGCGGTCGGACTGGAGCGGGAGAAGGATCGACGGGGTCCGTCCCACACCTTGCTGGCCCCGACTCGACCCGGAGGTGTGTCGCAAACCCAGCCCGTCCACGCGGGACCCGACACGGACGACAGGCCGGGCGGAGGTGTGTCACGATCCGGCGCCGACGGCACGGAACCCGACACACCACGAGTGGGGGTGGCCGCTCCGACCGAAGCCGGTGAGCTCGAGACCTACCAGGCGATGCGGGACTTCGCGCTCACGGCCGAGCCCGCGGGGGACGTCCCCGACCCGACCGGCGACCAGAACCGATTCGTCATCCAGCACCACCTGGCCACGCGTCTCCATCACGACCTGCGGCTGGAGCGGGGCGGCACCCTCCGCAGTTGGGCCCTGCCCAAGGGCCTCCCACTGGTGCCCAAGCTGACCCACCTCGCGATGCAGACCGAGGATCATCCGCTGGAGTACCTGACCTTCGACGGTGAGATCCCACAGGGCGAGTACGGCGGCGGGCAGATGCGGATCTGGGACACCGGGACCTACTCCGTCGTCGAGTGGGAGGAGGGGAAGGCCACCGTCCGCCTCGACGGCATCCGCCATCAGGGCGAGTGGCACCTCTTCCAGCTGAACCGGCGCGGCGCCGGCGGCCAGAAGGTCGGCAACCCACGCGAGTGGCTCATCGTCCGCTCCGCCACGGACACCCAACCCCTCCCCCCGGAGCCGCCGACCATCAAGCCGTGCCTGGCCGGCTCTGGCGGAGAGCCCTTCGACGACCCGGCGTGGATCTTCGAGATCAAATGGGACGGCGTCCGGGTCATCGCCACCACCACCCGGCCCGGCCAGGGGCCGAAGGAGGCCAACAGCGGCCGCACGGTGCTGCGCAGCCGCAACGGCAACGACGTGACACCCGCGTACCCGGAGCTGTGGCCGCTGTGGGAGCGGGTCCTGGCCTTCAACGCGGTCCTCGACGGGGAGATCGTCGCCCTCGACGAGCAGGGCCGGCCCTCGTTCAGCCGCCTGCAGCACCGGATGCACCTGCGTGAGCGAGACCGGGTGGACCTCGCACGAAGCAAGAACCCGGTCCAACTGGTCGTCTTCGACCTCCTCGCCCTGGACGGTCAGGTGCTGACCGGCCTCCCGCTCACCGACCGGCTGGCACTGCTCGACGACGTGTTCGTCCCCGGACCCGCGATGATCCGCAGCGACCCGGTCGAGGGAGCCGGCATCGCACTGTTCCAGGCGGCACGGACCCAGGGACTCGAAGGGATCGTCGCCAAGCGGGCGACCAGCACCTACCAGCCCGGACGTCGCACCAACGACTGGCGAAAGATCAAGGTCCGCCGGACAGCTGATGTGGTCGTGGGCGGGTGGCTCGAGAGCACGACCGGCAACGGTGACCTGGGGAGCCTGCTCGTGGGCGCCTACGAGGGTGCGGGCCTGGCCTACCTCGGTCGGGTCGGCACCGGCTTCGACGCCGCCGAGCGGGCGCGGCTGCTCCGGGAGCTCGAGCCCACCGACACCTCACCGTTCGCCACGACCGCTGCAAAGCCGAACGAGCCGGTCCACTGGGTGCATCCTCGCATGGTCGTGGAGGTGGAGTACGGCGAGGTGACGCCGGACGGCAATCTGCGGGCTCCGGCCTACGTCCACGAGCGGAGCGATCTTGACCCGGCCGGCGTCGTCACGGACGTGATCACCTAG
- a CDS encoding DMT family transporter, with protein sequence MSPRRGGLLLMAGAVLWGTTGTAQALGPDGSTPLAVGAARLVFGSVLLVAWVHLIRRRVGEREGSAVGSGRRWRIALLGGLAVAGYQVAFFAAVDQAGVALGTAVTIGSAPTLTGVLEAVLHRRAPNLRWRVATVISTLGVVLLAGPGAGDVVVTGVLLAVLAGASYAVYTLSAKALIDGGMPSDLAMSRIFLAGGVVLLPVLLLSDRTGLGTGRGVVMVLWLAAATIVAAYLLFGVGLSFVSASAAATLSLAEPLTAAVLGLAVLGERLSAAAAIGCGLILLGLVVLVAGPRVGSASSEPRVSAR encoded by the coding sequence ATGAGTCCCCGCCGAGGCGGCCTGCTCCTGATGGCCGGCGCGGTGCTGTGGGGGACCACGGGGACGGCGCAGGCACTCGGGCCGGACGGCAGCACACCTCTCGCCGTCGGGGCCGCCCGGCTGGTGTTCGGCAGCGTCCTGCTGGTGGCGTGGGTGCACCTCATCCGGCGACGGGTCGGGGAGCGCGAGGGGTCGGCGGTCGGGTCCGGCCGGCGTTGGAGGATCGCGTTGCTCGGTGGTCTGGCCGTGGCCGGCTACCAGGTGGCCTTCTTCGCGGCCGTGGACCAGGCGGGGGTAGCTCTGGGCACGGCGGTGACCATCGGGTCGGCGCCCACCCTGACGGGGGTGCTCGAGGCGGTGCTGCACCGTCGTGCGCCCAACCTCCGCTGGCGGGTCGCCACGGTCATCTCGACGCTCGGCGTCGTCCTCCTCGCCGGGCCCGGAGCCGGGGACGTGGTGGTGACGGGTGTCCTGTTGGCTGTGCTCGCCGGTGCCAGCTACGCCGTCTACACGCTGTCGGCGAAGGCGTTGATCGACGGCGGCATGCCCTCGGATCTGGCGATGTCCCGCATCTTCCTGGCCGGAGGGGTGGTGCTCCTCCCGGTGCTCCTCCTCAGCGACCGGACGGGCCTTGGGACGGGGCGGGGGGTCGTTATGGTCCTGTGGCTGGCGGCGGCGACCATCGTGGCGGCCTACCTGCTGTTCGGGGTCGGGCTGTCATTCGTCAGCGCCTCGGCAGCCGCGACGCTCAGCCTGGCTGAGCCGCTGACGGCCGCGGTCCTGGGCCTGGCAGTGCTGGGGGAACGGCTGTCCGCCGCAGCCGCGATCGGCTGCGGTCTGATCCTGCTCGGCCTCGTCGTACTCGTCGCCGGTCCGAGGGTTGGCAGCGCCTCGTCCGAGCCCCGGGTCTCGGCTAGGTGA